The proteins below are encoded in one region of Arenibacter algicola:
- a CDS encoding nucleotidyl transferase AbiEii/AbiGii toxin family protein yields MENYKSQVSLLLSVLPEVAKENNFALHGGTAINLFLRDMPRLSVDIDLTYIPVEDRETSLFNISEVLLRIKTNIETIIPNARITHKEKELKLLIATNQAQIKLEVSQVMRGIIAPATEIGLCDKAQTEFDAYCSIHVVPIGQLYGGKICAALDRQHPRDLFDVKYLLENEGFADEIKKGFLFCLLASKRPIYEMLFPNLLDQRSAIANQFDGMSNEPFTYDDFEATRNLLIQNIHKSLTATDKDFLLKFENVTPDWSLYNFKEFPAVQWKLQNLQKLKGRNPEKHSKQINVLKDRL; encoded by the coding sequence ATGGAGAATTATAAATCCCAAGTTTCATTACTATTAAGCGTACTACCCGAAGTAGCTAAAGAAAATAACTTTGCTCTTCACGGTGGTACTGCCATCAATCTCTTTCTTCGAGATATGCCTCGACTTTCAGTGGATATTGATTTAACCTATATTCCTGTGGAGGATAGGGAAACTTCCTTATTTAATATTTCAGAAGTACTTTTGAGAATTAAAACCAATATTGAAACTATAATACCAAATGCTCGAATAACACATAAAGAAAAGGAACTCAAGCTCCTAATTGCCACTAATCAAGCCCAAATAAAATTGGAGGTAAGCCAAGTGATGCGAGGCATAATAGCACCGGCAACAGAAATAGGATTGTGTGATAAAGCCCAAACGGAGTTTGATGCGTATTGCTCCATTCATGTGGTACCAATTGGGCAACTCTATGGAGGTAAAATTTGCGCTGCATTGGACCGTCAGCACCCAAGGGATTTGTTCGATGTTAAATATCTTTTAGAAAATGAGGGGTTTGCTGATGAAATAAAAAAAGGATTTCTTTTTTGCCTTTTAGCAAGTAAGAGACCTATATATGAAATGTTGTTCCCAAACTTATTGGATCAGCGTTCCGCGATAGCCAATCAATTCGACGGAATGAGCAATGAACCATTTACATATGATGATTTTGAAGCCACCCGGAATTTACTAATTCAAAACATCCATAAAAGTTTGACTGCTACCGATAAAGATTTTCTATTGAAATTTGAAAATGTTACTCCTGATTGGAGTCTATACAATTTTAAAGAATTTCCTGCTGTTCAATGGAAATTGCAGAACTTACAAAAACTAAAGGGAAGAAACCCTGAAAAACACAGCAAGCAAATCAATGTATTAAAGGATAGATTATAA
- a CDS encoding type IV toxin-antitoxin system AbiEi family antitoxin translates to MSTDKRIKINQLLSTHASGVVYLSSWLVQQGYSLDLQKRYRNSDWFTSIGTGAMIRSGDKVGYEGAIYALQKQAGLYIHPGGKTALSLLGKSHYLELSPNKVTVFGGQHEKLPTWCIKHDWGVKLDYHSSSFLPADIGLVELELKTFSIKVSSAARAMLECLFLVPKNQELVECYQLMEGLNNLRPNLVQNLLENCTSVKVNRLFMYLAEKANHSWVKHLNIDKINLGSGKRSIVKNGVYDPKYKITVPVELANGEL, encoded by the coding sequence GTGAGTACCGATAAAAGAATAAAAATAAACCAATTGTTAAGTACACATGCTTCAGGTGTAGTGTACCTATCTTCTTGGCTGGTACAGCAAGGGTACAGCCTTGATCTACAAAAACGCTATCGAAATAGCGATTGGTTTACCTCTATAGGAACGGGAGCCATGATACGTTCCGGTGACAAGGTTGGTTACGAGGGGGCAATCTATGCCCTTCAAAAACAAGCTGGCCTGTATATTCATCCAGGGGGTAAGACGGCCTTATCCTTACTAGGCAAATCCCATTACTTGGAACTTTCGCCAAATAAGGTAACCGTTTTTGGTGGACAACATGAAAAGCTGCCCACCTGGTGCATAAAACACGACTGGGGTGTTAAATTGGATTATCACAGTTCTTCATTTCTACCCGCTGATATAGGCCTTGTTGAACTAGAACTCAAAACATTCTCCATAAAAGTGTCCAGTGCCGCAAGGGCTATGTTGGAATGCCTGTTTTTGGTTCCAAAAAATCAGGAATTAGTAGAGTGTTACCAACTAATGGAGGGGTTAAACAATCTAAGACCCAACCTTGTCCAAAATTTATTGGAAAACTGTACCTCTGTCAAGGTAAACCGCCTATTTATGTATCTAGCTGAAAAGGCCAACCATAGCTGGGTAAAACATCTGAACATAGATAAAATAAATTTGGGAAGTGGAAAACGCAGTATCGTAAAGAATGGTGTTTATGACCCAAAATATAAAATAACCGTTCCAGTTGAACTAGCAAATGGAGAATTATAA
- a CDS encoding RipA family octameric membrane protein yields MTEPKRISKRKFLKELNDFKNLTQKEKSEIFQLAWDSRKFEIELYWKRAGYFWAFQALAIAGYFTISSSNDYQEKVYHEFYSICLGLITALGWYLINKGSKSWQRHWEKIIDILEDYTIGKLYKTGTTPTTFSVSKINELISLFFTLSWSFLFLNQLIENHLASCWSSDMDLKIIVPLTMVLLFVYSAFWGKGRGRFGKRTIKFYRRKIKLN; encoded by the coding sequence ATGACTGAACCTAAGCGGATTTCAAAGAGGAAATTTCTAAAAGAACTTAATGACTTTAAAAATTTAACCCAAAAAGAAAAGAGTGAAATTTTTCAGCTCGCGTGGGACTCGAGAAAATTTGAAATTGAGTTATACTGGAAACGAGCTGGCTATTTTTGGGCTTTTCAGGCATTGGCTATCGCCGGATACTTTACAATATCCTCTTCCAATGACTACCAAGAAAAAGTATATCATGAATTTTATAGCATCTGTTTAGGGTTAATAACTGCATTAGGTTGGTATTTAATAAATAAAGGCAGTAAATCATGGCAAAGACATTGGGAAAAAATAATAGATATTTTGGAAGATTATACTATAGGTAAACTCTATAAGACAGGTACAACCCCAACCACATTTTCCGTTTCAAAAATTAATGAACTTATTAGCTTATTTTTTACACTCTCGTGGTCTTTCTTATTTCTGAATCAACTTATAGAAAATCATTTAGCCAGTTGTTGGTCAAGCGATATGGATTTAAAGATTATAGTCCCTCTTACGATGGTCCTTCTGTTTGTATATTCAGCTTTTTGGGGCAAAGGAAGAGGTCGATTTGGAAAAAGGACAATTAAGTTTTATAGGAGAAAAATAAAGTTAAATTAA
- a CDS encoding SIR2 family protein produces the protein MEHFFYKGEENILLKVSEYPEKIGFVRKELSKILEIRNLSFLVGSGCSIGNNGIPTMQKLADTLFVSNAEKIKGFSKILQELLFTDEHKAILKTHKIDYLKEPFRNNLETFLGTLYNLKFYLDQIKNEADSKEINKVIKQTKNFILYQCLNEENNGKDSAVIDNYKSFYRKLSLRDSNLPKPNVVTTNYDLYSEKAMDQLGISYTNGFSGFVERYFNPSIFNYALAEQMDISSFKWNIIDSFVYLFKIHGSVNWVEVEETSKLFNVKELQNITFDYLSSQKNVMIYPSPIKQNSSLGSPYSDLFREFQKRIAQNQSVFITMGYSFSDEHINNLIYQALTIPTFRLVVFCNTHYQADGDNKVRINIEKLRMLNDPRIWIIGSNDSDKTRSGENYLHYFNTIVDDLLPDWSENRIETQNTKIIELINNSIEIK, from the coding sequence ATGGAACATTTTTTTTACAAGGGAGAGGAAAACATTTTGCTAAAAGTTAGTGAATACCCGGAAAAGATAGGATTTGTTAGGAAGGAATTGTCTAAAATACTAGAAATAAGGAACTTATCTTTTTTGGTAGGTTCTGGCTGTTCCATTGGAAACAACGGTATCCCTACAATGCAAAAACTTGCGGATACTTTGTTTGTATCAAATGCAGAAAAAATAAAAGGTTTTTCAAAAATATTACAAGAACTATTATTCACAGATGAGCATAAAGCGATACTAAAGACACATAAAATAGATTATTTGAAAGAACCTTTTAGAAATAATCTTGAAACATTTCTTGGAACATTATATAATTTAAAATTTTATTTAGATCAGATTAAAAACGAAGCTGATTCCAAAGAGATTAATAAGGTCATTAAACAAACAAAAAATTTTATTTTATATCAATGCTTAAACGAAGAGAATAATGGTAAAGACTCTGCAGTCATTGATAACTATAAAAGCTTCTATCGTAAATTATCCCTTCGGGATAGTAATCTTCCAAAACCCAATGTAGTGACTACTAATTACGATTTATATTCGGAAAAGGCGATGGATCAATTGGGTATCTCATACACAAATGGATTTTCGGGATTTGTTGAACGTTATTTTAATCCATCTATTTTTAATTACGCACTAGCTGAGCAAATGGATATAAGTTCATTTAAGTGGAATATCATTGATAGTTTTGTTTACCTGTTCAAAATACATGGTTCGGTAAATTGGGTAGAAGTTGAGGAAACTTCTAAGTTGTTCAATGTTAAAGAGTTACAAAACATAACCTTCGACTACCTAAGTAGCCAGAAAAATGTAATGATTTATCCATCCCCTATCAAGCAAAATTCAAGTCTTGGTTCTCCATATTCAGACTTATTTAGAGAGTTCCAAAAAAGAATTGCGCAAAATCAAAGTGTTTTTATAACTATGGGATACAGTTTTAGTGATGAACATATCAACAATTTAATATACCAGGCACTGACCATACCTACTTTTAGACTAGTGGTATTTTGTAATACCCATTACCAAGCTGATGGGGATAATAAGGTGAGAATAAATATAGAAAAACTTAGAATGCTAAATGATCCTAGAATTTGGATTATTGGAAGTAATGATTCAGATAAAACACGTTCCGGTGAGAATTATCTTCATTATTTCAACACTATTGTTGATGATTTGTTACCGGATTGGAGTGAAAATAGAATTGAAACACAGAATACTAAAATAATTGAATTGATTAACAATTCAATTGAAATTAAATAG
- a CDS encoding ATP-binding protein: MLRDDKQRVIGKLITINSEKFTVELFNQSINFTINGFDDIYQYAQINGYVILPYQDFYIVAEIYGVREKDADFKWKGEREQVLSKSNSVKYIDISPIGTIQDKRFKYGLSIFPTLYSDVLYIKKEELDLIFDVTYTTEQIPETDFTRLKLLEVGSSTIFPDYKVKIDINGFFGSHSAVLGNTGSGKSCTIASMIQNLFRKESFSAVGATFIFFDVNGEYHKAFSQVDNIDIEIKYLSINEVRNKTSFNSVYDELKINDRIIYEEYKLPHWFLNIEEWALLLQASEKTQLPILRKALGIASIISNFENGEEYNKQLNSILATAIGQVLRADLGSPSKRDRIVSILNKYKTDDINLSKAFKYFDEAGKEHSLIKYDDRKPPVVCTIGNCLMVHFGGLVGAENLIQYIEKTDDRGYLILAPPEVKIPEFSDDTYFSFELLEDALDLAILHEEAYGNKQIRDYCSSLITRFKSLKARSEFKFLTIADKQENQKTYINNLLGLSTNENKKTQITIIDLNSVEDEIVEVTSCVLSRMIFDKLKNYSPRNSFPVNLILEEAHRYISNNEITSFGDANRIFDRIAKEGRKYGLFLLISSQRPSELSKTVLSQCSNFVIHRIQNPDDLSQIRQMTPHISNNILSRLPSIPRQHALVFGQSVQIPTLFRVLDANPTPHSSDNDISKNWFKPKLVE, encoded by the coding sequence ATGTTAAGAGATGATAAACAAAGAGTAATAGGAAAGCTTATTACAATCAATTCTGAAAAATTCACCGTAGAGTTATTTAATCAATCTATCAACTTTACCATTAATGGATTTGATGATATTTATCAATATGCTCAGATAAATGGCTATGTTATCTTACCATATCAAGATTTTTATATAGTTGCTGAAATATATGGCGTTAGAGAAAAGGATGCTGATTTTAAATGGAAAGGAGAAAGGGAGCAAGTATTAAGTAAATCAAATTCAGTTAAATATATAGATATTTCTCCAATCGGTACCATTCAGGATAAGAGATTTAAGTATGGACTGTCTATTTTTCCTACTCTTTATTCAGATGTTTTGTACATTAAGAAGGAGGAGTTAGATTTAATTTTTGATGTGACCTACACTACAGAGCAAATTCCAGAAACAGATTTTACAAGACTAAAACTTTTAGAAGTTGGCAGTTCTACAATTTTTCCGGATTATAAAGTTAAGATTGACATAAATGGATTTTTTGGATCCCATTCTGCTGTTCTGGGAAATACAGGAAGTGGCAAATCCTGCACAATAGCTTCGATGATTCAAAATTTATTTCGAAAGGAAAGCTTTAGTGCGGTTGGAGCAACGTTTATTTTTTTTGATGTAAATGGAGAATATCATAAAGCATTCAGTCAAGTAGATAATATTGATATAGAGATTAAATACTTATCAATTAACGAAGTTAGGAATAAAACTAGTTTTAATTCTGTTTACGATGAGCTAAAAATTAACGATCGGATTATATATGAAGAATATAAATTACCTCATTGGTTTTTAAATATTGAAGAGTGGGCATTACTCCTTCAAGCAAGTGAAAAGACGCAACTACCAATACTTAGAAAAGCATTAGGGATAGCCTCTATAATATCTAATTTTGAAAACGGAGAAGAATATAATAAACAACTGAACTCAATTTTGGCAACTGCAATTGGTCAAGTATTGAGAGCAGATTTAGGAAGTCCTTCAAAACGAGATCGTATAGTTTCCATATTAAACAAATACAAAACAGATGATATAAATTTATCAAAGGCATTTAAATATTTTGATGAAGCTGGAAAGGAACACAGCCTAATTAAATATGATGACAGAAAACCACCCGTAGTCTGCACAATTGGCAATTGTTTAATGGTTCATTTTGGTGGACTAGTAGGAGCCGAGAACCTAATACAATATATAGAGAAAACTGATGACAGAGGATATCTTATTCTTGCTCCTCCTGAGGTGAAAATCCCTGAATTTTCTGATGACACCTATTTTTCCTTTGAATTGTTGGAAGATGCTTTGGATTTGGCAATCCTTCATGAAGAGGCTTATGGAAATAAGCAAATACGAGATTATTGTTCATCACTTATTACTAGATTTAAAAGTTTGAAAGCCAGAAGTGAATTTAAATTTTTAACTATTGCTGATAAGCAGGAAAACCAAAAAACGTATATAAACAATTTATTAGGATTAAGTACTAATGAAAATAAGAAAACACAAATTACAATTATTGACTTAAACTCTGTCGAAGATGAAATAGTTGAGGTTACTTCCTGTGTTTTATCAAGAATGATTTTTGATAAGCTAAAGAATTATAGTCCTAGAAATTCTTTTCCAGTTAATTTAATTTTAGAAGAAGCACATAGATATATATCAAATAATGAAATAACCTCTTTTGGTGATGCAAATCGAATTTTTGACAGGATAGCTAAAGAGGGTAGAAAGTATGGATTGTTTTTATTGATATCTTCACAACGGCCAAGTGAGCTATCCAAAACTGTATTATCTCAATGTAGTAATTTTGTTATTCATAGAATTCAGAACCCTGATGATTTATCTCAGATAAGACAAATGACGCCACATATCTCTAACAATATTCTAAGTCGATTACCATCTATTCCAAGACAACACGCGTTAGTATTTGGACAATCGGTTCAGATACCAACATTATTTAGAGTGTTGGATGCAAATCCCACACCTCATAGTTCTGACAATGATATTTCAAAAAATTGGTTTAAACCAAAACTTGTGGAATGA